In Leptospira limi, a single genomic region encodes these proteins:
- a CDS encoding polyprenol monophosphomannose synthase, whose product MKDKTSIILPTYNEAGNIKNCVETITKVLERDGLPFEIIIVDDNSPDGTFKVSKVLAKYDSRVKPFVRLTEKGLSSAVTFGYNKAEGDKFVVVDADFQHDYTKIPDVIRLLRDNDIVVATRRSQDGGYGNFPILRKLASLFATKISEWLFPVKISDPMSGFFGIRKTVYLDTKDKLHPRGYKILFEILGVVKTDKIAEIGYTFGLRTWGHSKLDSGVIFYFLWDLVSIKWYQWRQSHHLFFGSKGRNSHIHP is encoded by the coding sequence TTCCAACCTATAACGAAGCAGGTAATATCAAAAATTGTGTTGAAACAATAACGAAAGTCCTAGAAAGAGATGGGCTTCCATTTGAAATCATTATAGTTGATGATAATTCACCTGATGGAACCTTTAAAGTTTCCAAAGTTTTAGCAAAATATGATTCTCGAGTGAAACCATTTGTTAGGCTCACAGAAAAAGGTTTAAGTTCAGCAGTTACCTTTGGTTATAACAAGGCGGAAGGAGACAAATTTGTTGTTGTTGATGCAGATTTCCAACATGATTACACCAAAATTCCAGATGTAATTCGACTTTTAAGAGATAATGATATCGTAGTTGCCACAAGAAGGAGCCAGGATGGCGGATATGGAAATTTCCCCATCTTACGGAAGTTAGCAAGTCTCTTTGCTACAAAAATTTCAGAATGGTTATTTCCTGTGAAGATTTCAGATCCTATGAGTGGATTTTTTGGTATTCGTAAAACAGTCTACTTGGACACAAAAGATAAATTACACCCAAGAGGTTACAAAATTCTATTTGAAATTTTGGGTGTTGTGAAAACAGATAAAATTGCAGAAATTGGTTATACCTTTGGACTTCGCACTTGGGGGCATTCCAAATTAGATTCAGGTGTGATCTTTTATTTCCTTTGGGATTTGGTTTCGATCAAATGGTACCAGTGGAGGCAATCTCATCACTTATTCTTTGGATCAAAAGGAAGGAATTCCCACATCCATCCCTAG
- a CDS encoding STAS domain-containing protein gives MVSELTKEKSYRIEVSSLDLYSAQSLEEDMTKLFQNDLSVIYIDFSNVEEVSSAVLGLLLYKKMMFQKQGVRLFLTNVKPQIQKILKILNLSGHLLV, from the coding sequence ATGGTTTCAGAACTTACAAAAGAAAAAAGTTACCGAATCGAAGTGAGTAGTTTGGATTTGTATTCTGCACAAAGCCTAGAAGAAGACATGACAAAACTCTTTCAAAATGATTTGAGTGTGATTTATATTGATTTCTCCAATGTGGAAGAAGTTTCCTCTGCTGTACTCGGACTACTTTTATACAAAAAAATGATGTTCCAAAAACAAGGTGTGCGACTCTTTCTTACGAATGTAAAACCTCAGATTCAAAAAATCTTAAAAATATTAAACCTGAGTGGCCATTTACTTGTTTGA